One part of the Methylobacterium mesophilicum SR1.6/6 genome encodes these proteins:
- the rpsT gene encoding 30S ribosomal protein S20, giving the protein MANTASAKKMTRKIAKRTAINRSRRSRMRTFVRKVEEAIATGNQQDALAALRAAEPEMMRAAQHGIVHKNNASRKVSRLAARVKALAA; this is encoded by the coding sequence ATGGCCAACACCGCTTCGGCCAAGAAGATGACCCGCAAAATCGCCAAGCGCACGGCGATCAACCGCTCGCGCCGCTCGCGCATGCGCACCTTCGTCCGCAAGGTCGAGGAGGCCATCGCCACCGGCAACCAGCAGGACGCGCTCGCCGCTCTCCGCGCCGCCGAGCCCGAGATGATGCGGGCCGCCCAGCACGGCATCGTTCACAAGAACAACGCTTCGCGTAAGGTCTCGCGCCTCGCCGCCCGGGTGAAGGCGCTGGCCGCCTAA
- the dnaA gene encoding chromosomal replication initiator protein DnaA, with product MRVDGTVASDDDGGRNGGGVDYGSAWARVKRRLRAELGEDVFASWFARLELEAVAGSTARLTVPTRFLKSWIESHYLDRVLNTFKAEVEEIARIEVGVRGTGAPVRPVAVGAAKPNPASGPLARLHAAGAAVPVAAVTPVQEPRAAESGGDLSGTPLDARLTFASFVIGRSNALAHAAAERVANHQGEGALYNPLYLHAGVGLGKTHLLHGIGHAAREAGRRVIYLTADRFMYGFVNALKTQSALAYKERLRGIDLLILDDVQFIQGKSIQAEFGHTINALIDAGRQVVVASDRPPTELEALDERVRSRLGGGLVVEITALDEALRVSILSARLAAVRASHPGFDVSPQVASYVARAITANGRDLEGAVNRLLAHATLTGTAVTMETAESAIRDLVKNREPKRIKIEDIQKLVASRYNVSRSDILSERRTAAVVKPRQIAMYLSKVLTLRSLPEIGRRFGGRDHTTVLHAVRKIEKQIGEDTVLGDEVELLKRMLQD from the coding sequence ATGCGTGTCGACGGAACGGTGGCGAGCGACGACGATGGCGGCCGCAACGGCGGAGGCGTCGATTATGGGTCCGCCTGGGCGCGGGTGAAGCGCCGGCTCCGCGCGGAACTCGGAGAGGACGTGTTCGCCAGCTGGTTCGCCCGGCTCGAACTGGAGGCGGTGGCCGGCAGCACGGCCCGGCTCACGGTCCCGACCCGCTTCCTCAAGAGCTGGATCGAGTCTCACTACCTTGATCGCGTGCTGAACACCTTCAAGGCCGAGGTGGAGGAGATCGCCCGGATCGAGGTCGGCGTCCGTGGCACCGGTGCCCCGGTCCGGCCGGTCGCCGTCGGAGCGGCCAAGCCGAACCCCGCCAGCGGACCGCTCGCCCGCCTCCACGCCGCCGGCGCGGCGGTACCGGTCGCCGCGGTGACGCCAGTACAGGAACCCCGGGCCGCGGAATCCGGTGGCGATCTCAGCGGCACGCCGCTGGATGCACGGCTGACCTTCGCGAGCTTCGTCATCGGTCGCTCCAACGCCCTGGCACACGCCGCCGCCGAGCGGGTCGCCAACCACCAGGGGGAGGGGGCGCTGTACAACCCGCTCTACCTCCATGCCGGTGTCGGCCTCGGCAAGACGCACCTGTTGCACGGGATCGGCCACGCTGCCCGGGAGGCGGGACGGCGCGTCATCTACCTGACCGCCGACCGGTTCATGTACGGTTTCGTCAACGCCCTGAAGACCCAGTCGGCTTTGGCCTATAAGGAGCGCCTGCGCGGCATCGATCTGCTGATCCTGGACGATGTCCAGTTCATCCAGGGCAAGTCGATCCAGGCCGAGTTCGGCCACACGATCAACGCCCTGATTGATGCCGGCCGTCAGGTCGTGGTCGCCTCCGACCGGCCTCCGACTGAGCTGGAAGCCCTCGACGAGCGGGTCCGCTCGCGCCTTGGCGGCGGCCTCGTGGTCGAGATCACTGCCCTTGATGAAGCCCTGCGCGTCTCGATCCTCTCAGCGCGACTCGCCGCCGTGCGGGCCTCGCATCCTGGCTTTGACGTCTCTCCGCAGGTGGCATCCTACGTGGCGCGGGCGATCACCGCTAACGGCCGCGACCTCGAAGGCGCAGTGAACCGTCTGCTCGCTCACGCCACGCTGACCGGCACCGCCGTGACGATGGAGACCGCCGAGAGTGCGATCCGCGACCTCGTGAAGAATCGCGAGCCCAAGCGGATCAAGATTGAGGACATCCAGAAGCTGGTCGCGTCGCGCTACAACGTTTCGCGGTCGGACATCCTGTCGGAGCGGCGCACCGCGGCCGTGGTGAAGCCGCGCCAGATCGCCATGTACCTCTCGAAGGTGCTGACGCTGCGATCCCTGCCCGAGATCGGCCGACGCTTCGGCGGACGCGACCACACGACAGTGCTTCACGCCGTCCGCAAGATCGAGAAGCAGATCGGCGAGGATACGGTTCTCGGCGACGAGGTCGAGCTGCTGAAGCGCATGCTTCAGGACTGA